GCACCGAGCTTGAGGCCATCTTCGCCGACGACTCCACCCTCcgcgccggcctcctccgcctccacTTCCACGACTGCTTCGTCCGGGGCTGCGACGCTTCCCTCATGCTCAACTCCCACAACGGCACCGCTGAGAAGCACGCCGACCCCAACCTCACCGTGCGCGGCTACGAGGCCATCGAGGCTATCAAGAAGGTGGTGGAGAAAGCATGCCCCCTCGTCGTCTCCTGCGCCGACATCATGGCCATGGCCGCGCGCGACGCCGTCAATTTTGTACGTAGCGTACTCCTTGCTGTTACTAGTACTCCATGGATTATGAAATTGCTCTGCTCATCATAAGCTGTCGTGGCGCAGAGCGCTGGGCCACACTACGAGGTGGAGACCGGGCGCCGCGACGGGAACGTCTCCATGTTGGAGGAGGCCCTCACCAACCTGCCACCGGCCGATGGCAACGTCACCGTGCTCACCCAGTACTTCGCCGTCAAGAACCTCACCATGAAGGACATGGTCGTCCTCTCCGGTACGAAACAATCATTCATAACTCGATCGCGCTGTTCTTTGTCTCCGATGACCTGACTGAACATGTCATACAATACATGGATGGATGCAGCGGCGCACACGATTGGAGTGACGCACTGCTCGTCCTTCTCCAAGCGGCTCTACAACTTCACTGGAGCCGGCGACCAGGACCCCTCGCTGGAGCCGGCGTACGGGAAGACGCTGACGACCAAGTGCCCAACGGAGAAGATGGCGAGCGTGGTGCCCATGGACGATGTGACGGTGGACAAGTTCGACCTGGGATACTACGAGTCCGTGTACAATCACCGGGCGGTGCTGCGCTCCGATGCCGCGCTGCTGGAGGACAGCCTCACCGGCGCCTACGTCGCGCTCATGAACAACGCCTCCTCTCTCGACACCTTCTTCGCTGACTTTGCCGTCGCTATGATCAACATGGGCAGGGCTGGCGTTCTCACTGGCACCCAAGGCGAGATCAGAGAGACCTGCGGCGTCTACGTCGACTGATGATCGATCGTGAATCAAAATTCAATCTGACTATCTGGTCTGACCGGTCGACTGTGATTTGCTACTCGATCGGAATTTTTTTTCTACACGCAGGGTGCTACCCGCGTATGCACCACAAGTTTTTTCGGTTGTAACATTTTCCCGTGAAGTTTTGAAAAGTTCATTGTGTTCGACGAGTTTTTGTACTATATATAGTACGAAGATAATGAGAATATATAATTCTAGAAAAAGAGTTGTCTTAACGATAATGTGCCCAGATGATATGATATACATACATTTTTAACGCATGGAGCAAGGAGTGCCCTTGATCAAAAGTGAGGGTTAATGGGCTATTGACCGGTCATTTAGCTAGCCCAACCATTTAACTTTCACGTAGCTTATTATATGTGTGCTTAATTAGTACATGGGCCGATTGATTCAAGTATTGCATGGCCCATGCATGCAGGTGCAGATGGCAGCCCCGTGGCCGATCAGATGACGAGAAACGACGGCCGGCGAGATGGCACATGCATAGCCGGCACGTCGGCTGTGACAACCGCGCCCTCTGACCCCAAGCAGGAGCAATCATCGATGATGATAGCCAGACATGAGGAGGCGTTTGCAGCTGGAGGCATCATCAGCTGGCTAGCACGCCCTCATCTTTCTCTTGTTCCCAGGGTAcgtattttgttttgtttcatTGTTTTATCAGGTTTCGCGGGAGAGAGGTACGCATCGAGGGAAGCCGCGCCGGTGACAGCAGCATCAGGAAGATCATGAAGACATGCCCGCGGCGGTGGCACGCTCGTTGGTGAAGACACGTACCATGGCCATGTCCGGCGGCAGCACGCATAGCTCGCGAGCGAATCGTGGCGGCGGCCGCCGCGTGAGGTGAACGCACAGCGAGGGAAGGAGAAAAACACCCAGGACGTGACTGCACGCAGCGGACGCGGCCAAGAGGAGACGCGCCTAGGGTGCAGCGTCGAGGAGCTCGAGCGGACGCGTCCCATGCCGGCGGTGGCGCTGGCTACGTCCCGAGCTCAGTGACGGGCCGACGGCCGACGGTGTCGACTCGCAAGGCGCGCACTGAGTGACGCTGCCGCGAGCCACTTGTAGGGGTGCCGGGCCGGAGGCGTCGTAGATGCAGAGAAGAAGAAAACATGTTCACGGCGACGACGGCAGCGGGATCGCGTTGCCGACGATCCCGAAGATCCGGCGATGAGTTGCGTCGTTGGTGAGGGGTCATTGGTGTGGCGAAACCGGAGCTCGTGACGACATAGCCCGAGACAGACCCATGGCGAACAGGTCAGCAAGGTACAGGACTTTGGCATAGCACCTGCCAAGGCGACGCGTCCTCGACGACGCCACCCTTCGCCGACCCTGTTAAGAGGCGCCTTTGTCTTGCAGACCAACCAATACGGCGTCCAGCTGAGGCAAGGCAACGCAACCACTGCGATCGTCTCTCCACAAGTTCATCAGGCGATGTCCCCTAATAAAGTGGACTGCCATAGACTTGCATCCAATCAGGTGAGGTGCACCCATCACGGTGGACATGTTCTTGGGCGTACATGTCCATGGCGTCGCCGGTGTACAGACCACTCTTTGGCGTAGCACCAGCTCAAGGCGACGTGGCCTCTACGACGCCACCTTTCCACGGCCCTGTGAGGCAACGCCCTTTGTCATGGCGGACCGTTGAATACTCGGCGTCCAGCCGAGACGAGGCGCCAACCACACCGGCCATGCCAATGTGAGCGTGCGACGGTTTTACACCAATGTCGGTCTCCTAAACAGTTTACTCCCGCGAGGCATACCCCTCGCATAATCCGACGAGGCCATTTGATTGTCAAGAAGTCCGAGCCGAGCAGGACCCATGCAATTTCAACATCAACTACATCAACGCCGCCAAGACCGACGAGGTGCGACGGCGAGGATGGACATGGCTAGCACAAAGCCACGTTTTGAGCTGCGCGTGTACGACGAGGAAACGGGCTTTGCCGCCGCCCACAAACCACCATCATCATGCATGGAGAACACAAAAGCAAAGATGACGAAGACGATCACACAGCTTAATCGAAGGTATCCCACGGAGTAACCCACGGGAGTAATTAACCGGGAGCCTTCCGAGGCCCCGGAAACCAGAGGCTGCAATCGCTACAGTCAGGCAGCCCACGCTAGTAATGGTTACATCGTCTATAAGAAGACATACAATATTTCTCATAGGCTCCTCGATCCAATCCCTCATCACGGAACATTTTGCTAGTCGAGCAAACTCATGCGCTATCTTGTTCGCTTCCCTATTACAATGTTCAAAGCTAGCAAGAGGAAAATCACAAGCCATAAAAAAACAATCATAAAAAATTTGCCACTGCCGCTCCTGCAGAATGTCCTCCGTTCTTCATTGTGTCAATGACTTCCATGTTGTGAGAGTTGATAACAAGATGATTGCAACCCGCCTTCTGTGCTAGCAATAAGCCAAACCTAAGTGCTAACGCTTTCGCTGTCAGGGCATCAACGCAACAATCAATCTTCCAATTTCCACCTACAATAAAAGTTCCTTTGCCATTCCTGAGGACAGCCTCCGATGTGCCCTTTAGCAGATCATGATCGAAGGCAACATCCACATTCAATTTAacaaacactagtagaaaagggggctttagtcccggttggtaagggcctttagtcccggtttttgaaccgggactaaagggtcgttactaatgcctcccccctttagtcccggttcttacacgaaccgggactaaaggccgtccacgtggacgcagcctggagctccacctttagtcccggttggagtcccggttggtgttaccaaccgggactaaaggaaattttatgatatttttttgaaatttatttttgtgaatttttttaatttttttttaattttcaaatttctgaattattttaacctctaatctctaatctccacccctcatcactgctcaatttatcctctaatctctaatcaccctcatcattccaaatcatctaactttccggacggtcacccatcctctcactactccagcctgagcacgcttaacttccgggttctattctccctcgtttccaagtctgcatatgttgttttcctgacaatagtaagatgtcaattctattaaccctcaggaatttagcttgagcatgaagtgacacatttcactgtttgagtttgaaactattgttttaaaaaacaataattatatAGTAACattaatatttctggaataattagtttgaccattgtttgaccactgtttgaccacagtttgaccagatttgaccaaaattcaaaaaaactgaaataattatttagtaacactaatattctagaataattagtttgaccataatttgaaattttttgaatttttttgcctctccagatcttaaaagccccgtatctttttttctattaggtttttgaggattttgaaaatgtttaacggggttccctttcgagtagatgatttttcatataaaaaactttttcatccgagttcgtatgcaaaagttatgcccattttaagaaattccagagagattttgcaaataaagtcgaaattcatatttgttaattttcccaacaactagaccacatatcacatgggaaacttattttattttatttttttgacatttccatcattttcttttgttttttctaaaactgaaaaggcggtccacgggggggggggggggggggggtagagtttgatgggccctttagtaccggttcgtgccatgaaccggtactaatgcctcaaagcccattagtaccggttggtggcaccaaccgggactaaaggactaacctttagtcccggttggtgccaccaaccggtactaatgggcatcgcaccctttagtcccggttcgtggcaccaaccgggactaaagggcccaggtgaaccgtgactaatgccttagccgcacgaaccgggaccaatgctcacattagtcccggttcgtgactgaaccgggactaatatgaatattgccctgtgacgaaagccctgttttgtactagtgaaaGCCCATCGGAGGTCTACTCCACCCTCAAATCTTCCTATTTGCATTAGTGGAATGGGCTACAAAATTTGCCGTTATACCATGAATTCCCATCGAGGTTTGATATGCCTCCTAAGACTTTCCCTCATGTACCAGTTTACGTCTATTCCACCATAAATACCACGCGGTTATAGCAATGAGCTCTCTAGCGTTTTGTGAACCCGATATAGAAAATTCTTGATCTGGCATGAGGAGTAATGATTCGAGGACTACCTCCCCTGCACGATCAACAAcatgttagaattaatgggctaggcccatagcaatttctgaaatctcaaagcccatgtgtaaaatggcaagtggtggtgctaagtttagtcccaccccggaagttgaagaagagttggacctctttatatagtgggttctctccaccactctaagtggtgtgtgagaaaagaaagggaaaaccacacgcgcgcgctcgctcgcctcgccttgCCGGGCCGGgccgaggcgaggcgaggcgaggcggcgcgtacatgcgacatgcgcgtgaatggtccgccgaaattcggtccgtctccttgcaggagctcagcttccttttgccgttttatttttatgtcttggcagacaagtttttgattacTTGTCCGGgaagtatacgaattagaaaccgagtcggtttgggattgtggtcgcgacacaataccgcctctggtcctaatatatatacagctacgggctgcggccagagacacactgaaaaacacctagggttttgcctcatctcacaacttgcgccgccatcgtagtctactccatcccaaacgccggcgtgcatcggcgcgtgggagagcaggtctccggaaccgttcgtctttgcgatcctgcaccgggagaggacgaattaggtttttgggaagcgctgtgcgcgactgctcaaattcgtcatcacgggtcgtcttccgtccaagtcgggcggtgctactcatcgtcgtattcatcgccgtcagcagcagatcgtcgccaacatcgtcatcaacactgttgcacccataatagctaacgatcagtacgtccaacaccctctgttcatgtctgtttctacagctattgttacgtgtttgctgctgttatgcatgtcttgctgttcttctagtttgctagattattgcatgctagtatctcttctagtcatgaattattactggaattaatcatgagcttgcctaatattccaacaatccaaaaacctaattataggcaatttcctgagttaactatggctggattcgctgatgcactgaggccggataagtttaccggtgtgcactttaagaggtggcaggtgaagaccacgctctggcttactgctctgaaagttttccacgctagtgttggtgctccagagggaatgaccgacgaagatcggagaaaattccaggaagccaatactatgtttgtgggatgcattctgagtgttcttgctgaccgtctgtgtgatgtgtacatgcacataaaTGACGGAAAGATtctgtgggatgcactgaatgcaaaattcggtgcaacagatgcaggcagtgaactgtacatcatggagagttttcatgactacaagatggtgaataaccgttctgtggttgaacaagctcatgagatacagtgcattgtgaaggaacttgaactccttaaatgtgttctacccgacaaattcgtggttgggtgcatgattgcaaagttgcctccttcatggaggaatttcgccacaactctgaagcataagagacaggagatatcagttgaaaatctgattgcatctcttgatgttgaagaaaaagctcgggctaaagatactactgaaaaaggaggtgaggttcagcctactgctaacatgttgcagaggtacccacagaacaagaacaaagggaagaacaaacctgttttcaacaaacctaccaagactactaccttcaagaagaagaagttcaacaaggctgagctagagtgctacgcctgtgggaagcctggacacttttccaaggaatgccctgaacgtgcagaccgcagagggaaaacaagctccaagactgtcaacatggtgaccgctagcaatactgatgggtatggtaatttacctattgtgctttcagtatttcaatcatctttgtggtggattgattcgggtgctaacgttcatgtgtgtgctgacatctccctgtttacttcttatcaggtcgcaagggattcttccgtcctaatggggaatgggtcacatgcttctgttcgtggcattggcacggtggatctgaagtttacttcgggaaagatcgtgcaactaaggaacgtgcagcatgtccctactatgaacaagaatctagttagcggctcccttctatgtcgagatggatttaaggtagttttagagtccaataaagtaatcgtgtcaagatttggacaatttataggaaaaggctatgagtgcggaggcttgttccgcttttctctttcagatttctgcaataagtcaataaaccaaatttgtgctagtgttattgatgatgcaagtatttggcactctcgtttatgtcatattaactttggtttaatgtctcggctatccagcatgagtttaattccgaacttcacagttgccaaaggttctaagtgccatagttgtgtgcaatctaagcaacctcgaaagcctcataaggctgccaaggagagaaacttggcacctctagaactcatacattctgatctttgtgagatgaatggtgtgttgacaaaaggtggaaagagatatttcatgactttgattgatgatgcgactagattttgctatgtttatttgttgcaaactaaagatgaagcattagactactttaaaatctataaagctgaagttgaaaatcaactagagagaaagatcaagcgtcttaggtccgatcgtggtggagagtattttccaaaagtttttgatgaattttgtgaggaacatggtattattcatgagaggacgcctccctattcacctcaatcaaatggagtggccgagaggaaaaaccgcacattgactgacttggtgaatgccatgttagacactgctggtttatctaaggcatggtggggtgaggctctattgacttcatgtcatgtcctgaatagagttcccaacaataataaGGAGAAAACCCCTTACGAAgagtgggttgggagaaaaccatcactttcttatttgcgcacttggggatgtttggcaaagttcaatattcctattcctaagaaacgcaaacttggaccaaagacagtggattgtgtctttctagggtatgctcaacggagcattgcttataggtttttagtggtaaaatctgaagtacctgatatgcatgttgatactataatggaatctcgtgatgcaacattttttgagaacatatttcatatgaaagatatgcatagcattgctagattttcttctgagataattcctgaatctagtacaactgatgaatatttcgaacaatcacatgaggaagtccttgagaaggataacaatgaaattcctagaaggaacaagagacaaaggattgcaaaatcctttggtgatgatttcattgtataccttgtggacgacacacccaagacgattgcagaagcatatgcatctccggatgtagatgattggaaagaagctgttcataatgagatggactcaattctttctaatggaacttgggaactaactgatagaccatatggttgtaaacctgtgggctgtaagtgggtgttcaaaaagaagctaaagcctgatggtactattgataagtacaaggcgcggctagtggccaagggctacactcagaaagaaggcgaagattactttgacacctattc
This sequence is a window from Aegilops tauschii subsp. strangulata cultivar AL8/78 chromosome 7, Aet v6.0, whole genome shotgun sequence. Protein-coding genes within it:
- the LOC109787483 gene encoding peroxidase 1, which encodes MASATFLILVAAASLLASFAQADLQYGYYNTTCPGVEELVRTELEAIFADDSTLRAGLLRLHFHDCFVRGCDASLMLNSHNGTAEKHADPNLTVRGYEAIEAIKKVVEKACPLVVSCADIMAMAARDAVNFSAGPHYEVETGRRDGNVSMLEEALTNLPPADGNVTVLTQYFAVKNLTMKDMVVLSAAHTIGVTHCSSFSKRLYNFTGAGDQDPSLEPAYGKTLTTKCPTEKMASVVPMDDVTVDKFDLGYYESVYNHRAVLRSDAALLEDSLTGAYVALMNNASSLDTFFADFAVAMINMGRAGVLTGTQGEIRETCGVYVD